The genomic stretch GCTTAAAAGCTTTTCCATCTTGTTTTTCACTATCTTGCCCCCATTCACTGAACTAATAAAGTGCATGATTATTTATTAGAATATGTGATGGTTTAGATGTCTCTTATTAGCAATTACCTATTAGAAATGTAGTAGATTTTATTTACAATCTCACAATAAAAGCTGACCTCCATCAAAAATTCCTTATGAGTTCTCAGAGCTCCTGGTACGAGCTTCTTCCCTTTGGTGGATTCTTGGCTTTTATCCCAGCATGGCCCCCAAACACCAGTCTTCACTTCCACCCCAagcaaagaaaccaaagaaactgAGACGGACTCCTGCCTCCAGGCCAGAGGAAACGTCTGCTTCTCCGAACTTGCcgaaggaagaaaaggaacagcAAGAAGCAATTGAACATATTGATGAAGTACAAAATGAAATAGACAGACTTAACGAACAAGCCAGTGAGGAGATTTTGAAAGTAGAACAGAAATATAACAAACTCCGCCAACCAGTTTTTCAGAAGAGGTCGGAATTGATCGCCAAAATCCCAAATTTCTGGGTAACAACATTTGTTAACCATCCACAAGTGTCTGCACTGCTtggggaggaggatgaagaggcGCTGCATTATTTGACAAGAGTCGAAGTGACAGAATTTGAAGATATTAAATCAGGTTAcagaatagatttttattttgatgaaaactcttactttgaaaataaagttctCTCCAAAGAATTTCATCTGAATGAGAGTGGTGATCCATCTTCAAAGTCCACTGAAATCAAATGGAAATCCGGAAAGGATTTGACAAAACGTTCAAGTCAAACGCAGAATAAAGCCAGCAGGAAGAGACAGCATGAGGAACCAGAAAGCTTCTTCACCTGGTTTACTGATCATTCTGATGCAGGTGCAGATGAGTTAGGAGAGGTCATCAAAGATGATATTTGGCCAAATCCATTACAGTACTACTTGGTTCCGGACATGGAtgatgaggaaggggaaggagaagaagatgatgatgatgatgaagaggaagaaggattGGAAGATATTTATGAAGAAGGGCATGAGGATGAAGGtgaagaagatgaagatgatgatgagggggaggaaggagaggaagctgAAGGAAAAGATGACTAATGGAACACTGATGGATTCCaaccttcctttttattttatttatttatttatttatttattttttttttgcggtacgcgggcctctcactgctgtggcctctcccgttgcggagcacaggctccggacgcgcaggctcagcggccatggctcacgggcccagccgctccgcggcatgtgggatcttcccggNNNNNNNNNNNNNNNNNNNNNNNNNNNNNNNNNNNNNNNNNNNNNNNNNNNNNNNNNNNNNNNNNNNNNNNNNNNNNNNNNNNNNNNNNNTGGGATCcccccaaaccggggcgcgaacccggttcccctgcaacggcaggcggacgcgcaaccaccccgcccccagggaagcccccaaccttcctttttaaattttctccagtCCCTGGGAGCAagttgcagtcttttttttttttttttttcttcttctcctcttgtGCTCAGTTGCCTGTTTTTGAggtctctttcctcctttatacCATGGCTCACAacttattttggggggaaataccTTGAGCAGaattcagtgggaaaagaatctcTACCCCTTTCtattccaaattcatttttatccCTTCCTGTCTCAACAAAAACTTTATGGAATCACCACCACCATGCtctgtgggaaaaaagaaaaatcttctgcTCCCTTAGCTCTGCTGGAAGCTGGAGGGTGCTAGGCCCCTGTGTAGTAGTGCATAGAATTCtagcttttttcctcctttctctgtatATTGGGCTCAGAGATTACACTGTGTCTCTATGTGAATATGGACAGTTAGCATTTACCAACATGTATCTGTCTActttctcttgtttaaaaaaagaaaaaaaaaacttaaaaaaatggggTTATAGAAGGTCAGCAAAGGGTAGGTTTGAGATGTTTGGGTGGGTTAAGTGGGCATTTTGACAACACGGCTTC from Physeter macrocephalus isolate SW-GA chromosome 2, ASM283717v5, whole genome shotgun sequence encodes the following:
- the LOC102983776 gene encoding protein SET-like, which translates into the protein MAPKHQSSLPPQAKKPKKLRRTPASRPEETSASPNLPKEEKEQQEAIEHIDEVQNEIDRLNEQASEEILKVEQKYNKLRQPVFQKRSELIAKIPNFWVTTFVNHPQVSALLGEEDEEALHYLTRVEVTEFEDIKSGYRIDFYFDENSYFENKVLSKEFHLNESGDPSSKSTEIKWKSGKDLTKRSSQTQNKASRKRQHEEPESFFTWFTDHSDAGADELGEVIKDDIWPNPLQYYLVPDMDDEEGEGEEDDDDDEEEEGLEDIYEEGHEDEGEEDEDDDEGEEGEEAEGKDD